The following proteins are encoded in a genomic region of Nitrososphaerales archaeon:
- a CDS encoding type II toxin-antitoxin system RelE/ParE family toxin: MYELETREHVDRAFRKLARKNPNQMEVITKKIQEVLEDPRRFKPMHFPLAGMRRVHFGNFVLLFSIDEQRRTVILEDYEHHDKIYRKK, from the coding sequence ATGTATGAACTGGAAACCAGGGAGCACGTTGATAGAGCCTTCAGGAAGCTGGCTAGAAAGAATCCAAATCAGATGGAAGTCATAACCAAGAAGATTCAAGAGGTTCTGGAAGATCCGCGCAGGTTCAAGCCAATGCATTTCCCACTGGCGGGTATGCGGAGGGTTCACTTCGGCAACTTCGTCCTCCTATTTTCGATTGACGAGCAGAGAAGGACCGTTATCCTCGAAGACTATGAGCATCACGACAAGATTTACAGGAAGAAGTGA
- a CDS encoding thioredoxin family protein, with product MPHRIQIFSGGCRLCEQAAEIIEVGKCKDCVMETLDVRDSKNGKLMRHYAISSVPSIVIDGRIKVAGVPDFPWFCGDEFYKILEGKYPLKRR from the coding sequence ATGCCGCACAGAATCCAGATATTTTCTGGTGGTTGCAGGCTCTGCGAGCAGGCGGCGGAGATTATCGAGGTGGGCAAATGCAAGGATTGCGTTATGGAGACGCTGGATGTCAGGGACTCGAAGAACGGAAAACTCATGCGGCACTACGCTATCAGCTCCGTACCTAGCATCGTCATCGATGGAAGGATAAAGGTGGCGGGGGTTCCAGACTTCCCATGGTTCTGCGGGGATGAATTCTACAAGATACTCGAGGGAAAATACCCGTTGAAGAGACGATAG
- the coaBC gene encoding bifunctional phosphopantothenoylcysteine decarboxylase/phosphopantothenate--cysteine ligase CoaBC, with protein sequence MEHPSKEIIGTEGEELRGKKIILGITGSVSAYLAPDIARSLMRHGADVHAVMTAAAQKIIHPDLMEWATGNPVVTELTGKIEHVVHTTGAGKADAILIAPATANTIGKIAAGIDDSPVTSYVSSALGAGIPILIAPAMHDTMMRHPIIQENLKKLERVGVVIIPPTIDEGKAKLASVEEILSSLILTVSNKDMRSMKVLITGGPTAEQIDPVRVLTNRSSGKMAVALASAAERRGASVTLVYGPGSAEPPIGVKVLAVNTAEQMYKQVISQLSHSKYHLMLAAAAVSDYRPVKILNTKIESSKSQTLTLELARTPKIIDQAKRVSPSTFLVIFKAEHNLPRAELLGRARQRLRESGADMVVVNDVGREGIGFGADENEVTVVSSGGETTHLSRAPKRRIADGILSLAVRELRSE encoded by the coding sequence ATGGAACACCCTTCCAAGGAAATAATCGGAACTGAAGGGGAGGAGCTCAGGGGGAAGAAAATCATCCTGGGAATCACGGGGAGCGTGTCGGCCTACCTCGCGCCAGACATAGCCCGGAGTCTGATGAGGCATGGCGCAGACGTACACGCGGTCATGACCGCGGCCGCCCAGAAGATAATTCATCCAGACTTGATGGAGTGGGCAACGGGAAACCCCGTAGTAACTGAACTCACTGGCAAGATAGAGCATGTCGTGCACACTACCGGCGCTGGGAAGGCTGACGCTATCCTGATTGCGCCCGCGACTGCGAACACGATAGGGAAGATCGCCGCAGGAATCGACGACTCCCCGGTCACGTCGTACGTCTCCTCTGCCCTTGGGGCCGGGATTCCAATCCTGATTGCGCCAGCGATGCACGACACAATGATGCGTCACCCCATCATACAGGAGAACCTCAAGAAGCTCGAGAGGGTGGGCGTAGTCATCATCCCTCCGACAATCGATGAAGGGAAGGCGAAACTCGCAAGTGTCGAGGAAATACTTTCCTCATTGATACTAACTGTTTCGAACAAAGATATGCGCAGCATGAAGGTTCTGATAACCGGTGGGCCGACTGCCGAGCAGATCGACCCGGTCAGAGTCCTGACGAACAGGAGTTCGGGGAAGATGGCGGTCGCCCTGGCGTCTGCGGCGGAGAGGAGAGGGGCGAGTGTCACGCTTGTCTACGGTCCTGGCTCTGCCGAACCTCCGATTGGGGTGAAGGTGCTCGCAGTGAATACAGCCGAACAAATGTACAAGCAGGTCATCTCGCAACTGTCGCATTCAAAGTACCACTTGATGCTGGCCGCGGCCGCCGTATCAGACTACAGGCCGGTCAAAATCCTCAACACCAAGATAGAATCTTCGAAGAGCCAAACGCTCACGCTGGAACTGGCCAGGACACCCAAGATAATCGACCAAGCGAAGAGAGTGAGTCCTTCGACCTTCTTGGTGATATTCAAGGCGGAGCATAACCTTCCCAGGGCCGAGCTGCTTGGTAGGGCAAGGCAGAGACTCAGAGAATCGGGCGCTGACATGGTCGTGGTGAACGACGTCGGCAGGGAGGGGATTGGCTTTGGAGCGGATGAGAACGAAGTGACCGTGGTCTCGTCAGGGGGCGAGACAACGCAC
- a CDS encoding DUF2683 family protein: MVKAIVEIDKQANKVINVVKAQYGLKDKSQAINEMAKQYRELVLESGVRPEYLRKLKRIREEPIIRVGSISDFKKRYGQK; this comes from the coding sequence ATGGTCAAGGCGATCGTCGAGATAGACAAGCAAGCAAACAAAGTAATCAACGTCGTCAAGGCTCAGTACGGTTTGAAGGACAAGTCACAGGCAATTAACGAGATGGCAAAACAGTATAGGGAGCTGGTGCTTGAATCTGGAGTCAGACCAGAGTACCTTAGGAAGTTGAAGAGGATCCGGGAGGAACCGATAATCAGAGTTGGAAGCATCAGCGACTTCAAGAAAAGATACGGTCAGAAATGA